In one window of Armatimonadota bacterium DNA:
- a CDS encoding DUF763 domain-containing protein, with amino-acid sequence MRTGSANLPLHGGSAPRWLFGRMTKLSREITRCMVEEHGPREMLARLADPWWFQAFGCVLGFDWHSSGVTTTVCGALKQALRGTEADLGLFVAGGKGKTSRRTPDDIAAHGERFSLGRDPEELIYASRMSAKVDNTAVQDGYQLYHHTFLFTRDGHWAVVQQGMNEDTAWARRYHWLSDEMDSFVREPHRGVCSEGSARQVLNMVARESEEARQTTALLSQEKPERLASEIERMQSLSLPRHHEVLVSELRPDSLKRILLKSYERQPQDFQQLLEVRGVGPKAIRALALISDLVYGIPASTRDPAAFSFAHGGKDGYPYPVDRETYDRSIEVLREAVNKAHIGDREKLDALRRLAS; translated from the coding sequence ATGCGAACCGGATCCGCGAACCTCCCGCTGCACGGCGGCTCGGCGCCGCGATGGCTGTTCGGTCGCATGACGAAGCTGTCGCGGGAGATCACGCGCTGCATGGTCGAGGAACACGGCCCGCGCGAGATGCTGGCTCGCCTGGCGGATCCCTGGTGGTTCCAGGCGTTCGGCTGCGTCCTGGGCTTCGACTGGCACAGCTCCGGAGTCACCACGACCGTATGCGGCGCGCTCAAGCAGGCGCTGCGCGGAACCGAGGCCGACCTCGGCCTGTTCGTCGCCGGCGGCAAGGGCAAGACCTCGCGCCGCACGCCCGATGACATTGCCGCCCACGGCGAGCGATTCTCGCTCGGGCGCGATCCCGAGGAGTTGATCTACGCCTCCCGCATGTCCGCCAAGGTGGACAACACCGCCGTGCAGGACGGTTATCAACTCTACCATCACACCTTTCTCTTCACGCGCGACGGGCACTGGGCGGTCGTGCAGCAGGGGATGAATGAGGACACGGCGTGGGCGCGGCGATACCACTGGCTATCCGATGAGATGGACAGCTTCGTCCGCGAGCCCCACCGCGGCGTGTGCTCCGAGGGCTCGGCGCGGCAGGTGCTCAACATGGTCGCGCGGGAGAGCGAGGAGGCGCGGCAGACGACGGCCCTGCTGTCGCAGGAGAAACCCGAGCGCCTGGCGAGCGAGATCGAGCGCATGCAGTCGCTCTCTCTGCCGCGACACCATGAGGTGCTCGTCAGCGAGCTGCGGCCGGATTCGCTCAAGCGCATCCTGCTCAAGTCATACGAGCGCCAGCCCCAGGACTTCCAGCAGCTCCTCGAGGTGCGCGGCGTCGGCCCGAAGGCGATCCGCGCGCTGGCGCTCATCTCGGACCTGGTTTACGGCATCCCCGCCAGCACGCGAGATCCCGCCGCGTTCTCCTTCGCTCACGGCGGCAAAGACGGATATCCCTATCCCGTGGACCGCGAGACCTACGACCGCTCGATCGAGGTGCTGCGCGAAGCGGTGAATAAAGCGCACATCGGGGACCGCGAGAAGCTCGACGCCCTGCGCCGGCTGGCGAGCTGA